In the Ricinus communis isolate WT05 ecotype wild-type chromosome 3, ASM1957865v1, whole genome shotgun sequence genome, cctgcacatatccttaacaagtgtaagtcaaacaaaaagaaaagaagcaatcaattcaagtatcacaaccaagatgccaataattcacacaaTACTGTCTCAACGAAATTCtttagaaccaactcctcaccagattcactctaaatcactcaaaatgtttaaagggtagtgtcgAATCGCttaatgcatcaactactggcttacttaaatcctactcctaccacttatagagagtcaacaaccatgtcaagaggtctttataagggttgtaatggggattaggtaggggtaggtaaatttggtaagagttgaacctatggtgttctgcaatgaaatatatgacatgcacacaagtcacaataatcaTAAGGGGTAAACgatggatagtagtccaaggtgggaaataggaatcaagtcaaaatgtttagctcacttattttctttcttttcatcacctttccctcttattcttctttttatatatttttcttctttctttttttttctttttttctttttttttcataaaggaagaacattcacataatagagtgaatttctttttggattgaagtaagctgctacaagattccaaagctattcccaagataaaaattcccaataaaaacaactcatgtgcaaaatcataacccaaagcagaataaaactaagtggtaatggaatatgataaaaaatggtgaaagaaagggttatctacagaatcaataaacgaatgaaggctatttggctagaatgataaacctaagtgcctctattataccaaagtgttaaactctccttgtggcccttataagcattaccgagcaagttctaaaagtaaagacagtaattggcactctcaacaagaaataaatacaagcttataaagtgtatgcgtaaggctcaatttctcacaagtgtgctttttgagtaggttccaaacaaaaatcatcaaaacagaattaaataaaccaaagcaacttagtgcaaaactcaaactaattatcttacattcttccgcaagactcaacactatcggttttacccgatcacatggacataaacaggatttcaaaagcaagtcaacagtaagagcatcgaaacaaagtgaaaattttcaaaattttacaaaaaattgcacaaagaataaacaaataattaagaaggaataaatatcacccaccccataCTTGagggacacactgtcctcagtgtacaaatataagaaatgcaaaagggaaaagaactaatactgccctgactatggctccggagtgaaaagaggtgcatcattagGGATATCAGGGGctggctagtctgtggtagaggagtggctgcaaataataaaataaggaattaaaatcgaaactgaaacaaaaattaaataaaatatgaaaacttaaactaataaaatgtttcaaaacaaaaggttaaaatattagagattaaagagaaagtttggggtgcctcccaaaagcgcttctttttaatgtgatgagtcttcttagctggactcatggtgaaaagcaaatggtggggattgacgaccatccatccttcttccaagcaaatggcttcaagtatccgcttaaagggataatcgtcgacttcctcttccggactgtcaagcaagctgccagtatgatgggcaaaactcgctcctcgtataattgaacgtagtcatgatgctgtCCATTTAGCATTGCATTTACATATAGTATCTTAATTGAATGAATGTAGTACTTAAGtatgtttaataataaataatagtgggacttaattaaaatgaaaagaaaatgatggattgaattaggatgaaagaataaaagttagAGGGTTCATAAGTAATTTGAACAATTCATTAAGGATCTAAGGGGATACTTTATAACTAATTCTACCATGAACTATATCTAGAATCATCCACTCTCTACTCCTAAGTctctatatacatatatgttcACACATGCACACACACTTaacagaagaaaagaaaagagaggaatTGAGAGAGTTTCTTCATTAAACAACCTGATCTAATCTTTCTCCAAGAGGAATTTCAAGGTTTAAGCACTGATAGgctaaattgtgttagctacaatctaaggcagtgtacctatcgatgcagtctagcactaatggcgagtatcaaggtcatattcctcaagaaagtgaaagcccagagttactcgtttgttctttgttatattaacctaaaataaatgatgaatactttctaaactaactaatagtgacaatctaagttctaagggagatacaagagtaattgataactaaaataactaaggcaagagagcaaacccaaagggaacctagactagttggcaattaAACAAAAGATTAAGGATTGTTGAATCTAATTATGCtgcccgtggatgaattcttaaccgaattcggtttcgctctcgagataaccgaattcctaaatctaataacctaaagttgcaatctcttcctaacgattgattcttaaattagcattaagctttaatccacctctattaagctttgttaattcttaatccatctagttaattatccttatctctaagcgattattaaccagttcatgctattcaaaattccaaatgccaaatggacttctcaatcacacaaagcaatctaaacacacaattcacaacgtctcatgaataatgattatcttattaatactgaaagcaagaagaatacaaaactaatccaaacaatccaataatataatactaaaccaacatagcaaagaaatcccaatggatttaattaatctaactaatcatgttcattatcaaaatacacaagaattcaattacaacaatgagcaaaggtagagaaaacccgattacacccttggatgagagtatacagccccaattcctcttgctcgaattgaatcgattcttgttccccttactcgatttgaaaaccaatcaatgaacctcgcccaatcttcaatcctcgaagagaatccgattgaaaccttgatccgagtcttcttttcccttagtttcggctcagaaaaccctttgagaaagaaaagttagggtttgggatgttctcccccgctctttcttttttcctctcttctttcttttaactaattccccctgtcgccatCAACACGGTCTGGtattgatgcccgtgttactctctgtggccgtgctccctaaatgttctatttcttttaatgtttgaTGCACCAGCATGGCTGTGTTGGtgaacgtgttgggaacatggctagtgttgaaaccaacacgacaatgttcagcttcctcttgcttgtacttagcttgtttcggcagcttcggcgtccaattatgctccaattcttccctttatcatcctttgacttcttttggacctaatgcacacaaacagacgcatagggtgagtgttgggaccaattcacatccaaatgtccataaaatcaatcttaaaaaccccatttagatgtgtgtattttacgcacatcaagcACTTTGTTGGCTATAATCTTCATCTATAAAGGGTTTAAAGGTTTATTTGGTAAGTATTATAAgagttttgatttatttatgttaGGAATGGTGAGCTGTATTCTCGGAttggatattttttattttttacccTACATATTTATGTCATATCTTGAGCTAGAGAACTCCAAATTAGGCGTAGCTTAATGCATAGAAAACTTTAGGCAGTCCTTTTGTAGTTTTACATTTGTGCTAGTTCTgtctttatctttatggaATCAAACCAAATGATTTATTGCTCATTCTGTCAAGATAGTTTGATcttgtcatattaaattatgcttAACTCCTTCTATATTTATCTAATTGAAGTGAAACTTTTTATGCATATTATTGATTTGGAAACCTAGAATTATAGAAGATGAGACTCAAATACCTCATATGTAATTCCTAATAATTTTCAAAGTTGGCCCTAAAATCATGGTTATTGAGAGAGAAATGTAAGATTGAGTTTAAAAGCATAATTTACATATCATTTGGGGGCTGCATGATAGGAAAGCATAAAggcttattattttgttgaattctAAGATATTGAAAATGGCAAGAAATGCAAGTGCAAGGTAGATATTTTATGGAGCTGGTTGGGTATGACTAAAGGCCACTTTCGATGAGAAGATATCAAGTCTTTGCAAAGTTggtttctttgatttgagaGCTGAATATtgaacttgaaaaaaaaaaaaacttaaatttgttattttaagcTTAAATTTCAGATTGgtacttatttcaaaatatattctattggTTTTACAAATTTGAAGTATAATTAACAAAAGTAGGTTGTTTGTGTTGGATTTTACATGTGATGATTTTGCAATTCAACAATAAGAAATTTTCAGCTTTTAGTTCgcctaattaatcaatatataatGTTCACTAAAGATCTTGGCTTTTCCTTGATGAGCACAAACATTGATAGCCTTAATTTCATCGATTACATATTACTAATATTCACAATTATAGGGCAATCTAATATAGTTTCATTTTAGTGTTCAAAATAGCATTCATCTAATGCCTTTGAGCGAGTGAAAATGTACTTTGTTTTCAAGAAATGCCTCCTCACAGTGATGTGTTTGAAATGTGCTGAGATTGATATATGCCCATGTGATTTGTTTGTGGTTGTTAATACGCATTACACAACAGGGCAATTGATTACAGGCCGGTTAAGGGTGAAAGGCCGGACCGTGCTAATGTAGAGGAAGGGTTAGCCATCAAGTGTGCCTAGAGTGAGATTTTGAATGATGGTTGATTGGTGATAATTGTTGTGAGGGTGGTTAAAATCTATGAGACTTTTTATACCATTTAAAGTATGTGATGTTGATAATACTATTTTGTATGAGTGTTAGAATAGGTTATGTAGTGGTTTTTTTTGCTTAACAAAGATTAATTGCCTAAAGAATATGATTCACAATGTTATATGTAGTGGGATAAATTACATACCCTAGTCTCTAGGACTTAGTATAGAGCAAGAAGAGTGTCGAACACTCGAGAATTGAGGTAAACTTTGTATTAACCGGTTAGGTACTAAGATggataagcaaaataaataaaaattataatagtaattaaaaaaataaggaaatctAAATACTAACTAATTATTTAAGTATTCACACAAGTTATAACAGTATATTTATATGGGAAAATCACAAATCAGaatcaaataagaattttgaacattattatcataaaacaTATTGATTGGGAATTAGTCTATAGTCTTTAAAGGTAATTCTCATTGTCAATTAAAGGTATTTCCTCTTAGAGTCTACATTCATTTTCATGGCAATGCAGAGATAAGGAAAAATCGTTAACACATTATACTAATTCTTATTCCCTTAAGATGGATCTCTTGTATCCAAGCCAAATTCAATTCTTAAGTAATATCAATTACGTTCCACCAAATTACTCCAAATCTCTTTatgaataatttgattaaCAAGTTACATATGGTGATCAAGCATACATAATACGAATGAGCgctaattgaaattaaatcataaataacataagatgAAAATGTAgttcttaattaattcatcattGTAAATCTCATACAAAGACTTAGAAAAGACACATATTTAGAgaacaataagagaaaatcaaTTGCAACATAGGAAAGGTATATAGAAGAAAGTGAATAGATAAAACCCTTGTTTAAGTCTTCTAGCACTTGCTCAATGTAGAACAATCTTCTCTTCTTGCTTCTTGACTTGGTCTCCTTCTTCTTAATTCTCAAAAACTAGAACAAAGTCTTTGCAATGTTTTCTAAAACTTAATACTTCTTTTAAAAACTATGCTCTAtatctatatttcttttctcattccaAAACAGAGCCAAACAcacttattttatatgtttctaAAGGCTGCTATTCGTGTAGAAATTGGAAAAAGGCACCTTTTGACATGAAAAATCACCCTCCTTTGTAGATTCTGTAATTTCAAGGGCATTTTCGTCCATTAGATGACTTTATCTCTAGATAGTTGCTTCTTGAAAGTTATAGAACATTCTGTTATCTTTCGAGAGCAACTTGAATCACCTCATTTGGATGTCTGTAGACAAAGTTATCACCAAAGTATGAAAACTGCTCAAACTAGGAAATGTTGCAACTCTTGGGGACTAACTCGTCAAGATGGTGCCGACTCGTCACTCGAGCCTTCTATGAAGACTCGTCAAGATGGTGATGACTCTTCAAGATCTACTAAGGCTCTAATTAGACTTTTCAAGCTTCACACTTCATGCCAAACGATCCCAAGTCCTTTTCATGCACATTTTGAGCCTAAAAACATGTAAAAAACACACACAATCAATCATAAacataaaccaaataaaaataacaccTGTATAAACAAACAAGCACAGAAACAtagtaaaatcaaataaaattaaactaaaataacctaAAGAACTATGCATATTTGCATTGTATCAAACTCCCCCACACTTAGACCTTGCTTGCCCTCAAGCAAGAGTAGATCTTCATGGAAAAGTTAACAAAATTCTCTTCTTCTCCAAAACAAATGTAGTTATCTTAGCAAACCATTTCAATTCTGAAAGAGGTTAAAGAAAAGCAATAAATTTACCGTGCTATCTcaatttactaaaaataaaaccaaGAACACAAAGGCAAGATTCTAACCATGCTACTTAGCCAAAATATTCATTCTTCAAACTTAGGGATTTTAGAGGCAAAAGGCAACCTAGAGACAATGTTAAGCACACATAACAACTCACTTTTGTCATGGCATTTTTagacaatttatttattagcatATCTTCTAGATGTATTCTTTCTGAATGAATGCAAATGAGGAGCAAACATAAATGCATACAACTTACTCGAATACATCATACATCCCTTTCCGAATAATGCAACTAAGGAGCATACTCAATTGCACACAACTTACTCAAGatgcatcatattaaaagcattttctcttttcttttttttttcttttagtccTCATCCATTATTAGAACACAAGTTTTATACGTATTATGGCTATAGTTTTCATAAGGTTACTCAAAACTTCTAAGAAAACCTAAGCTTGAATCTTTACCACTTTAGCCTTAAGCATAGCTAGCAAATTGACTAAATATTCTTTAGAtcttagaaataataaaaagagataaaaaggTAAACttatagcaaaaaaaaaaaatctcattcaAAAACGAAAAAGATTTGTAAGATGACTACTTATTAAAAGATAGGAGAAATATGAAATGTATAATAAATGCAAATATAGCAAAATGCACTACCTAACCACATAAAcctaaaatatactaaaacacaaataaaacaaatacaaatactaataatatataaataagtaaataaataaatacatatatatatatatatgtatatatatatatatatatatatattccttCCCCCACACTTAAAATGAAACATTGTCCCCAAtgtcataaaataaaaacaaatgaaGGCATGGATAGAAGGACTCCCTCAATCATCTATAGAGGTAGGAGGTGGAGACTTGATCAGATAGCCAGAGTGAgcgaaaaaataatttaatttgtactCCATTTTGCGTTGCTAACGAGCGAGTTTTTTGTTGTGAAATTCCATCTCATTTAGTTGACGTTGCATAGCAATCTGCCTATCTATTATTTGATCTCAAATAGGAGGATGGGCACTTGAGGAACTATCGGTGGTACTTTGAATTGCATAAATGAGGAGAGGAACATCACCGGATGGTGGGTATCGGGGAAGTTCCTCTTCGGAAGCACGCTACTCTTCGGATTCTGCATACTTTTGCTCCTCAACCGGTGGTGGTCCTTCAATTCCCCTCCAATAAGAATGGGAATAGGGAGGAATCAAATAGAATGCAGCATCCACTACTTCTCCTTTACAAAAGCTTGCTTAGTAAAATAAGAATGCTCAACAAAATGAACATAGTTATCAAGTTTAAGATTCAAAGCCTTTGCAACAATGGTAATCACATGTCCATGAGTTAAAGGTGCATCCTTACGTGAAGCACAAGCTAACAATTAATTGAACACCCAATAAGTCCAGCACACTTGTTTCTTATTATGAATGCACCACATTAAAACAACTCTTATGCAGAAACTcgattgaattcaattttataaaagagaaCACATGCAAGCACTTTATGTAGCAACCAATATTTCAAATCCTTGATAAACATAGCTTTACCCTTCCTAGAATCAAATGGGGTTTGCAAACCAGTTAAAAACATCCAGAATTCATTCAATCTAAAAGATGATAGGGGATCATATAACCCATCCCTCTTAAAACTAAAGACACGACTCATAAAAGTGTAAGTAAGTTGATGTTTCTTCCCCTTGCACGTGAAATTCCAGAATTTGtgaatttttaggattaaCATCTAATGTAGTATAAAATCCGGTAGTTAATTCCATATTGGTATCTTCATGCATAGAAACATATCTCTTAAACCCACATTGAGTCAACAATTGATCAAAAGATTCAAGCATACCCACATCATTCAAAAGAGAGTTAGGAATGTACTTATAACCTAAGACTTCCCTAAACTTGATTTATGTGAATTTGGCACCCTCGTCATTTGTAAGGATTAGGAACTTGGCTTTGTAAACTTGGGAAAGATCTTCCTCTTGATGAGGTGTTTATTCAACGTGTGGCCTCCTAGAAGATGATGCTTTAGTCTTGCCAATGGTGAATGTCGTGCTTGCAAGAATTAGAATTGGAGAGATATGTAGAGAGgaagaaatgaaaatggaaaatgaaaacaagagAATAGGAAGAGTGGGGAGGGTTTTTGGTTATGAGTAATGTagagagaaaatgaaagaaagccTAAGTATATAAGAAGtgaaagaataagaaaagatgGAAGATAGGGGAAAGTTATGGAAACTTGTTGGATATGAAGATATGTGAGATTGGGTAGtcaaaagggtgtacatagaTATAATAGGGGTGTAAGAGGTAGGGGTGTAAGAGATAGTGGAAAAGTGTGTTTAGATGTGAAAGAACATGTCTATTCTTGGAAAAGAAACAACCTTTAAgttatgaaattatattttggcaagtaataaatagaataaaaaaattaatgaacaataaaaaggaaaaatatgtaacacataaaacaaataattaaactatgcTATGATAAGGATAAATATACGATGATGCAACTATAGGTAATATTAATGTGAGTGAATGAGTCGTCAATGTATGATGACTCGTCACTAAAGCCTTATATGACGAGTTATCACCATGTGACGACTTGTCACCTAATCTTTCTATTACGAGTCGTCGACTCGTGATGACTCGCCACCTTATATTTTGACACCAATGCTAAGGCACTTAAACTAAATAGGCAAAGAAAGTAATctaaagcaaaaataatatgataaataagGGTTAAGAAAGAGTGAAGTAATGACTCTAAGTAAACAAAATgaagtaaaatgaaataaaagcaaagaatgtaaaaatgtatattaaagttaaggaaaaaaaatgtgTTAATCTTACCATGCTAAATTTAAGGGTCTATAGCTTGGCCTTACCTCAATTTAATTATGGTGTAGATAGAGGGATAGAACAGCCTGTATCAATTACATCACCGATCAAGTAGGGCTTAAGGCGATGTCCATTTACCTTAAAAATTTCTCCCTTTGCATTGGCAAGATCAACCGTATCATGAGGATAAACTTTCATAACTTTAAACGGACCCGACCATCGTGACCTTAACTTTCTCGGAAATAACTTGAGTCTTGAATTAAAAAGGAGAACAAGCTCACCCTCATGAAATTCCTTCTTAAATAAATGCTTATCATGCCAGAACTTAGTATGAACTTTATATAACTTCGCATTCTCATAAGCATTCATTCTTAACTCATCGAATTCATTAAGTTGAAGTAACCTCTTCCTACTGGCCTTTTTCACATCAAAATTCAAAGTCCTTGTTGCCCAATATGCCTTATGCTCTAATTCAACGGGGAGATGAAATGACTTCccataaattaattgataggGAGTAAGGCCAATTGGGGTTTTAAAGGTTTTCCTATACGCCCATAAAGCGTCATCAAGCTTTAATGCCCAATCCATTCGTGAAGAAGACACCGTTTTCTCTAGGATCCACTTCATCTCTCTATTGCTGATCTCAACTTGCCCACTTATTTAtgggtgatagggagtagcAACCTTGTGTGGTACTCCCTACTTCTTTAAGAGAGCCTCAATCATATGATTACAAAAATGGGAACCTCCATCACTAATTAATGCCCTAGCAGTACCAAACCtaggaaaattaattttcttaagcATCTTCTTGACCACTTTAGCATCAATAGTAACAATTGGCAATGCTTCCACCCATTTTGAAACATAATCCACCATGACCAGAATATACTTGTAACCTAAAGAGCTAGGAAATGGACCTATGAAATCTataccccaaacatcaaagagTTTGACTTCAAGGATTCCTCTTAAGTGCATCTCATGTTTCTTAGTAATGTTGCCCATTCTTTGACATCTATCACATGTAAGAAGAAAGTCTCTAGCATCTTTAAATAAAGTTGGCCACCAAAAACCAGATTGTAGTACCTTAGATGTCGTTTTTGTTGCACCGAAGTGTCCTCGAACATCCAAGGAATGACAATGTCTCAAAACATCTTAAGCTTCATCTTGAGGAATGTATCTATGAATTAAACTATCGGCACATCTCTTGTAAAGCAAAGGCTCCTCCcaataatagaatttaatatcatgcagaaatttctttctttgtcgATAATCTAACTCATAAGGAAGAACACCACTCACAAGATAATTTGCAATATCCGCATACCATGTAAGTTCCTTTGATACCACACTTAGTAAATGTTCATCATGAAATGTGTCATTAATTGGGACACCATCATCATTCCTTTTTAGTTCGTCTTGATCAATCCTTGACAGGTGATCCGCAACAAGGCTCTCACTACCCTTCTTGTCTCTCATTTCCCAATCAAACTCTTGAAGCATCAAAATCCACCGTAAAAGTCTAGGTTTCACGTCCTTCTTGCTTAGAAGATACTTAAGAGCAACATGATCTGAATAAACAATCATCTTTTGCCCCATAAGATATGCTCTAAACTTGTCAAATGCATAAATGATAGCAAGCAACTCCTTTTCCATAGTGCTGTAGTTGATCTGAGCATCATCAAGTAATTTGCTAGGATAGTAAACCACATAAGGCTTACCTTCCTTTCTTTGACCCAAAACATCCCCAAACACAAAGttactagcatcgcacattaTTTCAAATGGTTGCTGCCAATTAGGTGGTTGCAAGATGGGTATGGAAACAAGAgcttttttcaaagtttcaaaTGCACCGAGGCACGCTTCATCaaactcaaaaatagcatCTTTAGCAAATAACTTACACAATGGCCTTGCTATCTTGGAGAAGTCGTTGATAGAAACCTGCATGTCCAAGGAAACTTCTGATATCCTTAACACTCTTCAGTGGTGgcaaattttcaattacttCTATCTTCTTATCAACTTCAATGCCTCTTTTTGAAACTGAATGACTAAGAACGATTCCCTCTTGTGTCATAAAGTgacatttttctcaatttaagaTTAATCCATGCTCAATACACCTATTAAGAACTTTAGATAGATTGTCTAGATAGTTGGAAAAATTAGTACCATAAACACTAAAGTTGTCCATAAAAACCTCAACACAATTATTGAGTAAATCACTAAATATCGAAAATATGTATCTTTGGAAAGTTGCAGGTGCATTACATAAACCAAAACGCATACGCCTAAAAGCCAAAGTACCATAGAGACATGTAAAGGTGGTTTTAACTTGATCCTCGGGATGAATAGGAATTTGATAGAAACCATTAAGTCCatccaaaaaacaaaaataagaaaagttgGCTAGTCTCTCAAGGACTTGGTCGATAAAAGGCAATGGCAAATGGTCCTTCCTAGTtgctttatttaattttctatagtCAATACACATATCCGTGACAGTTCTAGTAGGTATTAAATCATTAGATTCATTCCTAACAACGGTTAAGCCTCCCTTCTTTGGTACAACCTGGACGGGGCTCACCCATTTACTATCACTAATGGAATATATGATTCCATTATCAAGCAACTCATCACATAAGGCATCAATATTATCACTAAGCAAAGATGAATTAACAATAAAAGGAAATTTAAAGTTAGAGTCAAGAAATGCATATCTTAGGTTTGACGGTAGGGGCTTGAGCTCCATCTTGACTTCTTCACTTGATGTAGTATCCTTTGGATCATCCACTATACTTAAAGGTTCAAATCTTGATGTCCTATGGGAATTTTATATGGAATTACCTCCAAAATATGCTTATTAGCTTCTTGCGTCCCGGATAGCTCCATAGAATCTTGCCTCAAACACTCATGAATTACTTCTTCAATGCATTCGCCAATAACATCTAGAATCAATTCTACTTGCCACTTCTGCAGGTGTTGACTTCATAATATTCAGCACATCAAATTCCATCCATTCATTATCCACCTCTAATCTgatctttcctctcttcataTTAATAATTGCTCCTACTATCATAAAAAATGGTCTTCCAAACAAAATTAGGATCTCAAGATCTTCCTTCATTTCCAACAAAGTTAGCTGGTATTATAAACTTCCCCACTTTTGCTAGCACATTTTCTAAAATGCCAAGTGGATATGTGACAGATTTGTCCGCCATGGAAAGACACATATTGGTAGGCTTTAGTTCATCCAAATTGAGCCTTTTGTAAATAGAGTAAGGCATAAGACTAACACTAGCACCATATCACATAAAGCTTTATTAAAATGCGTACCTCCTATTGCACAAGAAACTATAAAATGAACCTGGATCCTTAAGCTTTGGTGGAGACTTTGAGTACATAGCCTTGGATTCTTCAATAAGAGATACTAAGCCATAATCTTCAAGCTTGCTGTTATGACTAATAATAtccttaaaaaatttaccccaagCTGTCATGTCCCTAACAGCATGCACAAATGATATAGTGATAGTAATTTCCCTAAGATAATCAAGGGATTTACCAAACTGTTTATCCAAGTTACGCCTTATGAACTTTTGAGGAAAAGGAAGAGGTTTAACATATACTATTGGTTCATCATTCATTGATTGTATGGCATCTTCCTTATTACCTTTCTTTGCACACTCATTATCATCTTTACTTCTAACATCCACTTCCTCAATCTCTACcccattatcatcatcattaaccactctttttttcttactg is a window encoding:
- the LOC107261644 gene encoding uncharacterized protein LOC107261644, whose protein sequence is MDWALKLDDALWAYRKTFKTPIGLTPYQLIYGKSFHLPVELEHKAYWATRTLNFDVKKASRKRLLQLNEFDELRMNAYENAKLYKVHTKFWHDKHLFKKEFHEGELVLLFNSRLKLFPRKLRSRWSGPFKVMKVYPHDTVDLANAKGEIFKVNGHRLKPYLIGDVIDTGCSIPLSTP